Proteins from one uncultured Cohaesibacter sp. genomic window:
- a CDS encoding DUF5107 domain-containing protein produces the protein MTCHTLFAEAPASQKGRPVKAWSQPLALPTYEPAQAERNPMFLEKRVFQGSSGRVYPLPFIDRIESDPVEHEWTAVFIENDHLLVIVLPELGGRIYAAIDKANGYDIIYRNHVIKPALVGLAGPWISGGIEFNWPQHHRPSTYMPTDWMIEEGDDGAQTIWMSEHEPMNRMKGMHGVRLYPDIARFDILVRLHNRTPMTQTVMWWANAATEVHEHYQSFFPEDVTRVADHAKRAMIDFPHCQGHYYGVDYGERARSGVPEIEAPSQFVPESNYAPNDLRWYANIPVPTSYMCVDTLGSFCGGYDHAAGAGLVHVADRHVSPGKKQWTWGNHEFGYAWDRNLTDPDDNGIYRPYIELMAGVYTDNQPDFAFIAPGETKVFTQHWYCIRDIGPAHQATPELAVNVSLEGTRLQIGLHAVVPMSGALMRVRKGQQEIVCWGIDAKPQKPLLLEAEVPEGTMRDELALVILDANGTMLLDWGVDRTRDDEPTQSATEPMLPEDIESLDELYITGLHLSQYRHATRAPEIYWREALKRDPQDSRCNNAMGLWHLRRGAFEAAEAHFRTALGRLRLRNPNPQDSEAFYNLGLTLRHMGRTEAAYDYFGKAGWTVAWGAPSQLAMAQIDAAKGRWVEALRRSNETLRVGVDNLKARNLKAFCLRALGRSDEADDLFAETLALDPLDYMARDALRLPLSVDPQVLLDLSLDYASMGDFSRAFELTSRATPPSASGTEPLMHYYAAYFADQLGLHDEADRQRQYARKANSDYCFPNRLEEIAILKAAIAADATDAMAPYYLGNLFYDKRRHKEAISLWEQSVENQPKFSIPWRNLGIGYHNILKDAEKALAAYDKAFACDRADARIFYERDQLWKRLGKQPDERLQELQAHGDLVMKRDDLTIELVALFNQTGASDKALTTLMQRQFQPWEGGEGMALEQFTRTCLNLGRKALECGDLVAACEAFERAMTSPHNLGEARHLLANQSDAHYWAGVAHAQAGNQEKALKNWTLAADFKGDFLDMEVRAFSEKTYYSILSMKALGRNREADMLCDALEGYAKDLLGKTAKIDYFATSLPTMLIFEDDIQLRQTISAYVMLGQVALVRKQEDVAKDWLYRALKDDPNHALASELLVEAERGDAAHAPVLAV, from the coding sequence ATGACTTGCCATACCCTTTTTGCTGAGGCACCTGCATCCCAGAAGGGTCGCCCTGTGAAAGCCTGGAGCCAGCCACTGGCATTGCCGACCTATGAACCTGCGCAGGCCGAACGCAATCCGATGTTTCTTGAGAAACGCGTATTTCAGGGGTCCAGTGGACGTGTTTACCCCCTGCCTTTCATTGATCGGATCGAGAGCGATCCGGTGGAGCATGAATGGACGGCTGTTTTCATCGAGAATGACCATCTTCTGGTGATTGTTCTGCCAGAGCTGGGCGGGCGCATCTATGCGGCGATCGACAAGGCTAACGGGTATGACATCATCTATCGCAATCATGTGATCAAGCCTGCACTGGTCGGACTGGCCGGGCCTTGGATTTCCGGTGGTATCGAGTTTAACTGGCCACAGCATCACCGCCCAAGCACCTATATGCCGACTGACTGGATGATCGAAGAGGGGGATGATGGCGCCCAGACGATCTGGATGAGTGAGCATGAACCCATGAACCGCATGAAGGGCATGCATGGGGTGCGCCTTTATCCGGACATTGCTCGTTTCGACATTCTGGTACGCCTGCATAACCGTACACCGATGACGCAGACCGTCATGTGGTGGGCCAATGCGGCAACCGAGGTGCATGAGCATTATCAGAGTTTCTTCCCTGAGGATGTGACCCGTGTGGCTGATCATGCCAAGCGGGCCATGATCGATTTTCCGCATTGTCAGGGACACTATTACGGCGTTGACTATGGCGAAAGGGCGCGCTCCGGTGTGCCTGAGATCGAGGCGCCCAGCCAGTTTGTGCCCGAGAGCAATTATGCTCCGAATGATTTGCGCTGGTACGCCAATATCCCCGTGCCCACATCCTATATGTGCGTGGATACGCTGGGGTCCTTCTGCGGTGGCTATGATCATGCCGCTGGTGCTGGCCTTGTGCATGTGGCCGATCGCCATGTCTCGCCGGGCAAGAAACAATGGACCTGGGGCAATCATGAATTCGGCTACGCATGGGATCGCAATCTGACGGATCCTGACGATAATGGCATTTATCGGCCCTATATCGAGCTGATGGCGGGGGTCTATACTGACAACCAGCCGGACTTTGCCTTCATTGCTCCGGGGGAGACAAAGGTTTTCACCCAGCATTGGTACTGCATTCGCGATATTGGACCGGCGCATCAGGCCACGCCGGAACTGGCGGTCAATGTGTCTCTTGAAGGGACGCGCCTGCAGATCGGCCTTCATGCCGTGGTGCCGATGTCAGGAGCCTTGATGCGGGTGCGCAAAGGCCAGCAGGAGATCGTCTGTTGGGGCATCGATGCCAAGCCGCAAAAGCCGTTATTGCTTGAGGCTGAGGTGCCAGAGGGCACTATGCGCGATGAGTTGGCGCTGGTCATTCTGGACGCTAACGGGACAATGCTGCTCGACTGGGGCGTTGATCGCACACGAGATGATGAACCGACCCAATCGGCCACGGAGCCGATGCTGCCCGAAGATATAGAGAGCCTTGATGAACTTTACATCACGGGGCTGCATCTTAGTCAGTATCGGCATGCGACGCGGGCACCGGAGATTTATTGGCGCGAAGCCCTCAAGCGCGATCCGCAGGATAGTCGTTGCAACAACGCCATGGGGTTGTGGCATCTGCGGCGCGGTGCATTTGAAGCCGCTGAAGCGCATTTCCGCACGGCCCTGGGCAGGCTTCGTCTGCGCAATCCCAACCCGCAGGACAGCGAGGCGTTCTATAATCTCGGGCTCACTTTGCGTCATATGGGGCGCACGGAGGCAGCCTATGATTATTTTGGCAAGGCTGGCTGGACCGTTGCATGGGGGGCGCCAAGTCAATTGGCCATGGCCCAAATCGATGCAGCCAAGGGGCGTTGGGTAGAAGCTTTGCGCCGTTCCAATGAAACCCTGCGTGTTGGGGTCGACAATTTGAAAGCGCGTAACCTCAAGGCTTTCTGTCTTCGTGCGCTGGGGCGCAGTGACGAGGCGGACGATCTGTTTGCAGAGACGCTGGCGTTGGACCCGCTGGACTATATGGCGAGGGATGCGCTGCGGCTTCCTTTGAGTGTTGATCCGCAGGTGCTGCTGGATCTGTCTCTGGATTATGCCAGCATGGGGGACTTCAGCCGGGCGTTCGAGTTGACATCGCGCGCTACTCCGCCGAGCGCTTCCGGCACGGAACCGCTGATGCACTATTATGCGGCCTATTTTGCCGATCAGTTGGGGCTGCATGATGAGGCTGACAGACAACGCCAATACGCTCGCAAGGCCAACAGCGACTATTGTTTCCCCAACCGTCTTGAAGAGATCGCCATTCTGAAGGCGGCGATTGCCGCAGATGCTACGGATGCCATGGCACCTTACTATCTGGGCAATCTCTTTTATGACAAGAGACGGCATAAGGAAGCGATCTCACTTTGGGAGCAATCGGTCGAAAACCAGCCGAAATTTTCCATTCCCTGGCGGAATCTGGGCATTGGCTATCACAATATTCTCAAGGATGCAGAAAAGGCGCTTGCCGCTTATGACAAGGCCTTTGCCTGTGATCGCGCTGACGCCCGGATCTTCTATGAGCGCGACCAACTCTGGAAACGCCTTGGCAAGCAGCCCGATGAGCGGCTCCAGGAACTGCAAGCGCATGGCGATCTGGTTATGAAACGCGATGATCTGACAATCGAACTGGTTGCCCTCTTCAACCAGACCGGAGCATCAGACAAGGCTCTGACAACACTGATGCAGCGGCAGTTCCAGCCATGGGAAGGCGGGGAAGGAATGGCTCTAGAGCAATTCACCCGCACCTGTCTGAATCTGGGCCGCAAGGCACTGGAGTGCGGTGATCTTGTGGCGGCGTGCGAGGCCTTTGAGCGGGCCATGACCAGCCCGCATAATCTTGGTGAGGCGCGGCATCTACTCGCCAATCAGTCCGATGCCCACTATTGGGCAGGTGTGGCCCATGCCCAGGCAGGAAATCAGGAAAAGGCTCTGAAAAACTGGACTTTGGCTGCTGATTTCAAAGGGGATTTCCTCGATATGGAGGTCAGGGCCTTTTCCGAGAAGACATATTATTCAATATTGTCCATGAAAGCTTTGGGTCGCAATCGTGAGGCTGACATGTTGTGTGATGCCCTCGAAGGTTACGCCAAGGACCTTCTGGGCAAGACGGCCAAGATTGATTATTTCGCAACCTCGCTGCCGACGATGCTCATCTTTGAAGATGACATACAGCTCAGACAGACCATCTCTGCCTATGTCATGTTGGGGCAGGTGGCGCTCGTGCGCAAGCAGGAGGATGTTGCAAAAGACTGGCTCTATCGAGCCCTCAAGGACGATCCTAATCATGCTCTGGCTTCAGAGCTTCTGGTTGAAGCCGAAAGAGGGGACGCCGCGCATGCGCCCGTTCTGGCGGTCTGA
- a CDS encoding helix-turn-helix domain-containing protein produces MTPDQHQIREGFAGQRSAVLPRSVVATWLANDPLFDMVPSDVGLFPEAQWHYVDRPKGSTQLILIYCVSGEGWATIAGHTFRIHAGQALLVPPDTPHLYGADQHNPWTIYWIHLAGRKTRSLLQLLDLDPASLMLYPGHDPALPSLFERILYLLDSGYSDESLRLASMAAHQMATHLVSIRHRQPHGEDSHRANIKSVIDFMNKALDRKLTLEELAAHASMSKSHFTYIFKKRTGFAPLDYFLRLKMQRACYLLDTTDLPVKVIAMQLGFDDSLYFSRRFRLIHNCSPIQYKAVQKG; encoded by the coding sequence ATGACGCCAGATCAGCACCAGATACGGGAAGGATTTGCAGGACAACGATCCGCCGTCTTGCCTCGCTCGGTTGTGGCAACCTGGCTTGCCAATGACCCGCTATTCGATATGGTGCCCAGCGATGTCGGCCTTTTCCCCGAAGCACAATGGCACTATGTCGACCGCCCCAAAGGCTCAACCCAGTTAATCCTCATCTATTGCGTATCGGGCGAAGGCTGGGCAACCATCGCAGGTCACACCTTCCGTATCCATGCCGGGCAAGCCCTGCTCGTGCCACCCGACACACCCCATCTTTATGGTGCGGACCAGCATAATCCATGGACCATCTACTGGATTCACCTTGCGGGCAGAAAGACACGCAGCCTCTTACAGCTTCTCGATCTGGATCCGGCATCCCTGATGCTCTATCCGGGTCATGATCCGGCCTTGCCCTCGCTGTTCGAACGCATTCTCTATTTACTCGACAGTGGCTATTCCGACGAGAGTTTGCGCCTCGCCTCCATGGCGGCTCACCAGATGGCAACGCATCTGGTTTCCATACGCCACAGACAGCCCCATGGTGAAGACAGCCACCGCGCCAACATCAAAAGCGTCATTGACTTCATGAACAAGGCACTGGACAGAAAATTGACGCTGGAAGAACTGGCCGCCCATGCCAGTATGTCCAAATCGCATTTCACCTACATCTTCAAGAAACGAACAGGCTTCGCTCCGCTCGACTATTTCCTGCGCCTGAAGATGCAAAGGGCCTGTTATCTGCTTGATACAACAGACCTTCCGGTTAAAGTCATTGCCATGCAGCTTGGCTTTGATGACTCACTTTATTTTTCGCGACGCTTCCGCCTGATTCACAATTGCTCGCCCATCCAGTATAAGGCCGTGCAGAAGGGCTGA
- a CDS encoding sugar ABC transporter ATP-binding protein, with amino-acid sequence MQNTISMTNISKRFGVVQALADVEVTFTPGEVLALVGENGAGKSTLMRILEGVFPPDTGSVLIDAQPVVFGQTREAHAKGIRVIHQEPEIVPDMSVAENIYIGELPRVGRAFLDRSRLKRDTLALLEDFGMADELDPDQSCERIGPAQRQMIEIIRAVRAGGQFIAFDEPTSSLTDDEARRLFRIIRRLREEGKAVVYISHRLNEVVDLADQVAVLRDGRIVSQTLVADETTESIARKMVGRELSTLFSRRPSKQDRAVLEVRDLSSAAIENISLTVNAGEVVGLGGLMGAGRSELAKAIFGYDKITGGTVHMEGKPLAANNTAAAIQTGIGFAPEDRKHEALLLMRSILDNGAIVIPDLVSRYGLFDRQSAKNLVGEAARAMKIKAPSLDTQVSDLSGGNQQKVVLARWLARSPKVLILDEPTRGIDVGAKSEIYKLIDDLAASGIAILLISSEMPELMGLADRVLVMADGKITAELEGDAINEEEILLHAMPSASMVA; translated from the coding sequence ATGCAGAACACAATTAGTATGACCAACATTTCCAAGCGCTTCGGAGTCGTTCAGGCCCTTGCCGATGTGGAGGTGACCTTCACCCCCGGAGAAGTTCTGGCGTTGGTGGGGGAAAACGGGGCCGGAAAATCGACCTTGATGCGCATTCTCGAGGGTGTGTTTCCGCCCGACACCGGATCTGTGCTGATTGACGCACAGCCGGTTGTCTTTGGGCAGACGAGGGAAGCCCATGCCAAGGGCATAAGGGTGATCCATCAGGAACCGGAAATCGTGCCCGATATGAGCGTGGCGGAAAATATCTATATCGGCGAGCTGCCGCGTGTCGGTCGCGCCTTTCTGGATCGTTCGCGGCTCAAGCGTGATACGTTGGCTCTGCTCGAGGATTTCGGTATGGCCGATGAACTGGATCCGGACCAGAGCTGCGAGCGGATCGGGCCGGCCCAGCGCCAGATGATCGAGATTATCAGGGCCGTGCGCGCTGGTGGACAGTTTATCGCATTCGACGAGCCAACATCTTCTCTTACCGACGACGAAGCACGACGCCTGTTCCGCATCATTCGCCGTCTGCGCGAAGAAGGCAAGGCCGTCGTTTATATTTCGCACCGCCTCAATGAGGTGGTTGATCTGGCCGATCAGGTTGCCGTTTTGCGCGATGGTCGTATCGTGTCCCAGACATTGGTTGCTGACGAGACGACCGAATCCATTGCCCGCAAGATGGTTGGTCGAGAGCTGAGTACGCTCTTCTCGCGGCGCCCGAGCAAGCAGGATCGCGCGGTTCTGGAGGTTAGGGATCTGTCTTCAGCCGCCATTGAAAATATCTCCCTGACAGTCAATGCCGGTGAAGTGGTCGGGCTTGGCGGCTTGATGGGGGCAGGCCGGTCCGAGTTGGCCAAGGCCATTTTCGGCTATGACAAGATCACCGGCGGCACGGTTCATATGGAAGGTAAGCCGCTTGCTGCCAACAATACGGCGGCTGCCATTCAGACAGGGATCGGCTTTGCGCCGGAAGATCGCAAGCATGAGGCCCTGTTGCTGATGCGCTCCATTCTGGACAATGGCGCGATTGTCATCCCCGATCTGGTCTCGCGTTATGGCCTGTTTGATCGCCAGTCGGCGAAAAATCTGGTTGGCGAGGCGGCGAGAGCCATGAAAATCAAGGCGCCGAGCCTGGATACGCAGGTGTCTGATCTTTCCGGTGGCAACCAGCAGAAAGTGGTTCTGGCCCGCTGGCTGGCGCGGTCGCCCAAGGTTCTCATTCTTGACGAACCCACCCGCGGCATTGATGTCGGTGCCAAATCCGAAATTTACAAACTGATTGATGACCTTGCCGCCAGCGGCATTGCGATTTTGCTGATTTCTTCGGAAATGCCCGAGCTGATGGGGCTGGCTGATCGCGTTCTGGTCATGGCCGATGGTAAAATCACCGCCGAACTGGAGGGGGATGCCATCAATGAAGAGGAAATTCTGCTGCACGCGATGCCTTCTGCATCGATGGTTGCTTGA
- a CDS encoding substrate-binding domain-containing protein, whose translation MGNSLKWIGAAVAFCSVSSLANADDIKIGYVNKMGDHPWFVAEVVGAKKAAEARGASLIAQDVQFNADLAITAVDTMIGDGVKGIAIVVPDRGIGPVVAARAKEAGVKLVAVDDDIYHEDGTKVPFVGLDSYNIGLAVGEELSNLYKASGWDPETVKIASIEDRKADTCMLRNKGAEDAFLKANPEFERDDIARVAYDNTMVNSIDVMTTTLTANPQITNWIFYSCNDDGVLGAARAMENSGYAAENGIGVGIDGSRACDAFGNGRASAFKGTMWFNPENQGKVAVNLLMDAIENGKDLPENTYSSPELVNMGNFDEYKERLCK comes from the coding sequence ATGGGTAATTCACTGAAATGGATAGGCGCTGCTGTCGCATTTTGCAGCGTTTCATCTCTGGCCAATGCCGACGACATCAAAATCGGCTATGTGAACAAGATGGGCGACCATCCATGGTTCGTAGCTGAAGTCGTCGGGGCCAAAAAGGCCGCAGAAGCACGAGGCGCCTCGCTTATCGCGCAGGATGTGCAGTTCAATGCCGATCTGGCGATCACCGCTGTCGATACCATGATTGGTGACGGCGTGAAGGGTATCGCTATTGTTGTGCCAGATCGCGGCATCGGCCCGGTTGTTGCTGCGCGCGCCAAGGAGGCTGGCGTCAAGCTGGTGGCGGTCGATGACGACATCTATCATGAAGATGGCACCAAGGTACCGTTCGTCGGGCTTGATTCCTATAATATCGGACTGGCCGTTGGCGAAGAATTGTCCAACCTTTACAAGGCGTCCGGCTGGGACCCTGAAACTGTCAAGATTGCCTCGATTGAAGACCGCAAGGCTGATACCTGCATGCTGCGCAACAAGGGGGCCGAGGATGCTTTCCTGAAGGCCAATCCGGAATTCGAACGCGATGATATTGCCCGCGTTGCCTATGATAACACGATGGTCAACTCCATTGACGTGATGACCACCACACTGACCGCCAATCCGCAGATCACCAACTGGATCTTCTATTCCTGCAATGATGACGGGGTTCTGGGGGCTGCGCGTGCCATGGAAAATTCCGGTTATGCGGCCGAAAATGGCATTGGCGTTGGCATCGACGGCAGTCGCGCCTGCGATGCCTTTGGTAATGGTCGCGCATCCGCCTTCAAGGGCACGATGTGGTTCAACCCTGAAAATCAGGGCAAGGTTGCTGTCAATCTGCTGATGGACGCAATCGAGAACGGCAAAGACCTGCCCGAGAACACTTATTCTTCGCCGGAACTGGTCAATATGGGCAATTTCGACGAGTATAAAGAGCGTCTGTGCAAGTAA